A single region of the Hoeflea prorocentri genome encodes:
- a CDS encoding 2,3-bisphosphoglycerate-dependent phosphoglycerate mutase: MSGTLVLVRHGQSEWNLKNLFTGWKNPGLTEQGLKEAEEGGEALHAYGIRFDIAFTSVLVRAERTCDIILDKVGQPDLETIHDEALNERDYGDLAGLNKDDAREKWGEEQVHIWRRSYDVSPPGGESLKDTGARVWPYYMMEILPRVLAGQKVLVAAHGNSLRSLVMVLDRLTRDEVTGLNLATGVPMVYRLNADSTVASKEVLGDMSKAH, translated from the coding sequence ATGTCCGGAACACTCGTTCTCGTACGGCACGGCCAAAGCGAATGGAACCTGAAGAACCTCTTCACCGGCTGGAAGAACCCGGGCCTGACGGAACAGGGTCTGAAGGAAGCCGAAGAGGGTGGTGAGGCGCTGCACGCCTATGGCATCCGCTTTGACATCGCGTTTACCTCCGTGCTGGTGCGGGCAGAGCGCACCTGCGACATCATTCTCGACAAGGTTGGCCAGCCGGACCTCGAGACCATCCATGATGAGGCGCTCAATGAGCGTGATTACGGCGATCTCGCCGGGCTCAACAAGGATGACGCACGAGAAAAATGGGGTGAAGAGCAGGTTCACATCTGGCGCCGCTCCTATGACGTGTCGCCGCCGGGCGGCGAGAGCCTCAAGGATACCGGCGCGCGCGTTTGGCCCTACTACATGATGGAGATTTTGCCGCGCGTGCTCGCCGGCCAGAAGGTTCTCGTGGCCGCCCATGGGAATTCGTTGCGCTCGCTGGTCATGGTGCTCGACCGTTTGACGCGAGACGAGGTCACGGGGCTCAATCTTGCGACCGGCGTTCCGATGGTCTACCGGCTCAACGCCGATTCCACCGTTGCATCCAAGGAAGTGCTCGGGGATATGTCCAAGGCCCATTGA
- a CDS encoding GNAT family N-acetyltransferase: MAPIVIRNAKAEEAAALSAICVRSKSHWGYGEDFMRRCKDALTVDPGCIEAGHVLAAELDGELVGIAAIGPDDDGFEIDQFFIDPEAMGMGVGKRLFTALLALAGEHKIARLTILSDPNAVAFYLKMGAREIGRAPSDAIPGRTLPLLEIDVPPSKASN; encoded by the coding sequence ATGGCGCCGATTGTCATCCGGAATGCCAAGGCGGAAGAGGCGGCGGCGCTGAGCGCCATTTGTGTGCGCTCCAAATCCCATTGGGGTTATGGCGAAGACTTTATGCGTCGCTGCAAGGACGCCCTGACCGTCGATCCGGGATGTATTGAAGCCGGCCACGTTCTCGCCGCCGAACTTGACGGTGAACTTGTCGGGATCGCAGCGATCGGCCCGGATGATGACGGTTTTGAAATCGATCAGTTTTTTATTGACCCCGAAGCCATGGGCATGGGCGTCGGTAAACGTCTTTTTACTGCGTTGCTGGCGCTTGCCGGCGAACACAAGATCGCAAGGCTGACCATTCTGTCCGATCCCAATGCAGTGGCGTTCTATCTCAAGATGGGAGCCCGAGAGATTGGCCGTGCCCCGTCCGATGCAATCCCGGGCCGCACTCTTCCATTGCTGGAGATAGACGTTCCGCCATCAAAAGCTTCAAATTGA
- a CDS encoding glucokinase, which produces MPNIMDQEAIVHFPILIGDIGGTNARFAILVDAFAQPKEFPILATADFGSIEEAIQVCVLDKTSVQPRAAIFAIAGPVDGDEIQLTNCPWVVRPKQMMKDFFLDDVIVLNDFEAQALAAASLDEQHRHGIGGGAIEANTSRVVLGPGTGLGVAGLVYSNHNWIPVPGEGGHIDLGPRTDRDFAIFPHLEAIGGRISAEQILCGSGMVNLYRAICKADEVKPAYSAPHEITGAGLDGSDPLAAETLSLFATFLGRVAGDLALVFMARGGVFLSGGIAQKIIPVLEKPEFRAAFEDKAPHEEMMRSIPTCVITHPLAALFGLASFARTPVRFGVATEGRRWRA; this is translated from the coding sequence ATGCCTAATATCATGGACCAGGAAGCCATCGTTCATTTCCCGATCCTGATCGGCGATATCGGCGGAACCAATGCACGGTTTGCCATCCTGGTGGATGCATTTGCCCAGCCAAAGGAATTCCCGATTCTGGCGACGGCGGATTTCGGCTCGATCGAAGAAGCGATCCAGGTCTGTGTGCTCGACAAGACATCGGTGCAGCCGCGTGCGGCCATATTCGCGATAGCCGGCCCCGTCGACGGCGACGAAATCCAACTGACCAACTGTCCCTGGGTGGTGCGCCCAAAGCAGATGATGAAGGATTTTTTCCTGGATGACGTCATCGTTCTCAATGATTTCGAGGCGCAGGCCCTGGCCGCCGCCTCGCTGGACGAGCAGCATCGCCACGGTATCGGCGGCGGTGCGATCGAGGCCAATACGTCACGCGTTGTGCTGGGGCCCGGAACCGGTCTCGGCGTTGCCGGTCTGGTTTACTCCAATCACAACTGGATTCCGGTTCCCGGAGAAGGCGGGCATATCGATCTCGGTCCGCGCACCGATCGTGATTTTGCGATTTTCCCGCATCTGGAGGCGATCGGCGGTCGCATTTCAGCAGAGCAGATCCTGTGCGGCAGCGGCATGGTCAACCTCTATCGCGCCATCTGCAAGGCAGACGAGGTTAAGCCGGCCTATAGTGCGCCGCATGAGATAACCGGGGCCGGCCTTGACGGCAGCGATCCCTTAGCCGCCGAAACACTATCACTTTTTGCGACATTTCTCGGCCGGGTCGCCGGCGATCTCGCACTGGTGTTTATGGCGCGCGGCGGTGTGTTTTTGTCGGGCGGCATAGCCCAGAAGATCATCCCGGTGCTTGAAAAACCGGAATTTCGGGCGGCTTTCGAGGACAAGGCGCCGCACGAAGAGATGATGCGCTCTATCCCGACCTGCGTCATCACTCACCCACTGGCGGCTTTGTTCGGCCTCGCCTCATTCGCGCGCACACCGGTCCGTTTTGGCGTGGCGACGGAAGGGCGCCGCTGGAGGGCATAG
- a CDS encoding ABC transporter ATP-binding protein produces the protein MLRRILSENGRDYIGTYAFAITCLVAISMSTAFLAWILKDIVDEAFARQRADVIWWITAGIFAAFVVRGAATYGQAVALAQIGNNIVARYQRRLFSHLMELGVGYLGETRSAQLAARIGQNASGIRDVLNLTVTSLAKDLLTLVALVGVMFYQDWVLTLAVFLVGPPVVVALRYISKRLRAVTREAVLVNSRVYGVMQETMQGIAIVKAFTMEDQLRHKVDYLVSDAEARSNRIVRLTERTGPLTDSLAGLAVAGILAYAASQTINSNELPGALVSFIGALLFAYDPARRLAKLQVNMERAIVNARMIYEVLDIVPHQPDAPGAKAIEISGGEIRFEHVSFGYAETSPVLHDVSFVAEAGKTTALVGPSGAGKTTIVNLLPRFYDLPEGRILIDGQDIGKVTKHSLRAGIAYVSQHPYLFEGTIRDNIRYGRPDASDAEVEEAARLAFAHDFILEQPEGYETPIGEGGSTLSGGQRQRLSIARALIRNAPILLLDEATSALDTESEVLVQKALDEAMSGRTVLVIAHRLSTIARADRIVVMMRGKVTEQGTHAELAAMDGGIYARFLKLQALGLDGSEDLGLERKPAVSEVDNG, from the coding sequence ATGCTACGGCGTATTCTCTCTGAGAACGGCCGTGACTACATCGGCACCTATGCCTTTGCGATCACCTGCCTGGTCGCGATTTCCATGTCGACTGCCTTTCTTGCCTGGATATTGAAAGACATTGTCGACGAGGCCTTTGCCCGTCAGCGTGCGGACGTCATCTGGTGGATTACGGCCGGCATCTTTGCCGCATTCGTCGTGCGTGGAGCGGCAACATACGGCCAGGCGGTCGCGCTTGCACAAATCGGCAACAATATCGTGGCGCGCTACCAGCGCCGTCTTTTCTCACATCTGATGGAGCTGGGGGTCGGCTATCTCGGCGAAACCAGATCGGCGCAGCTGGCTGCACGGATCGGCCAGAACGCCAGCGGCATCCGCGATGTTCTCAATCTGACGGTTACGTCGCTTGCCAAGGACCTTTTGACCCTGGTCGCGCTGGTCGGTGTGATGTTCTATCAGGACTGGGTTCTTACGCTTGCCGTTTTCCTCGTCGGCCCGCCTGTGGTTGTGGCGCTGCGTTATATCTCCAAGCGCCTGCGTGCCGTCACCCGTGAGGCTGTGCTGGTCAACAGCCGCGTTTATGGCGTGATGCAGGAGACGATGCAGGGCATTGCCATCGTCAAGGCATTCACCATGGAAGATCAGTTGCGTCACAAGGTCGACTATCTCGTCTCCGATGCCGAGGCGAGGTCCAACCGTATCGTGCGGCTGACCGAACGCACCGGGCCACTGACGGATTCGCTGGCCGGCCTTGCCGTTGCCGGCATCCTTGCCTATGCCGCCAGCCAGACCATCAATTCGAACGAGTTGCCCGGCGCCCTTGTCTCCTTCATTGGCGCGCTTTTGTTCGCCTATGATCCTGCACGCCGGCTGGCCAAGTTGCAGGTCAATATGGAACGGGCCATTGTCAATGCGCGTATGATCTACGAAGTGCTCGACATCGTTCCGCATCAGCCGGACGCGCCGGGTGCCAAGGCGATCGAGATATCGGGCGGCGAGATCCGCTTCGAGCATGTCAGTTTTGGATACGCGGAAACTAGCCCCGTCCTCCATGATGTGAGTTTCGTTGCCGAAGCCGGCAAGACAACCGCACTGGTCGGCCCGTCCGGGGCCGGAAAGACGACCATCGTCAACCTGCTGCCGCGTTTTTACGATTTGCCGGAAGGCCGGATCCTCATTGACGGGCAGGATATCGGAAAGGTGACGAAACACTCCCTGCGTGCCGGTATCGCTTACGTCTCACAGCACCCTTATCTTTTCGAAGGTACGATACGCGACAACATTCGGTATGGCCGGCCCGATGCCAGCGACGCCGAGGTCGAGGAAGCGGCGCGGTTGGCCTTTGCACATGATTTCATTCTGGAGCAGCCCGAGGGATACGAGACGCCCATCGGCGAGGGCGGCTCGACGCTTTCAGGCGGGCAGCGCCAGCGATTGTCGATTGCCCGGGCGCTGATCCGCAATGCGCCGATCCTTCTTCTCGACGAGGCGACCTCAGCCCTTGATACCGAATCCGAGGTCCTGGTCCAGAAAGCTCTGGATGAGGCAATGTCGGGTCGTACGGTTCTGGTGATTGCCCACCGGCTCTCCACAATCGCACGCGCCGATCGGATCGTCGTCATGATGCGCGGCAAGGTAACAGAACAGGGCACCCACGCGGAGCTTGCCGCCATGGATGGCGGCATATACGCCAGGTTCCTCAAGCTTCAGGCGCTCGGTCTCGACGGGAGCGAAGATCTCGGGCTTGAAAGGAAACCCGCAGTCAGTGAGGTGGACAATGGCTGA
- the dapB gene encoding 4-hydroxy-tetrahydrodipicolinate reductase, whose amino-acid sequence MKLAVVGAAGRMGQALIQAISAIEGATLAGAVERDGSDAIGRDAGEMSGLGRNGVLVTDDPKVAFASADGVLDFTAPAVSVRFAELAASSGLVHVIGTTGFESAQEEAVRTASGRTAIVKSGNMSLGVNLLSVLVKQAARALDAADWDIEVLEMHHRHKVDAPSGTAYLFGEAAAQGRGVDLSESSVRVRDGQTGPRPVGSIGFATLRGGSVVGEHSVVMAGEGEAIELTHRALDRSIFARGAVKAALWARGRQPGLYSMLDVLGISDQ is encoded by the coding sequence ATGAAACTGGCCGTCGTCGGAGCGGCCGGACGCATGGGCCAGGCGCTCATACAGGCAATCAGCGCGATCGAAGGAGCAACGCTCGCAGGCGCCGTTGAACGTGATGGATCAGATGCTATCGGTCGCGATGCCGGGGAGATGTCAGGTCTCGGCCGCAACGGTGTTCTCGTAACCGACGATCCGAAGGTGGCCTTTGCTTCCGCCGATGGCGTTCTGGACTTTACCGCGCCTGCCGTCTCGGTGCGCTTTGCCGAACTTGCCGCCAGCTCCGGCCTCGTCCACGTCATCGGAACCACCGGCTTTGAAAGCGCCCAGGAAGAGGCCGTTCGTACTGCCTCCGGCCGCACGGCAATCGTCAAATCAGGCAATATGAGCCTCGGCGTCAACCTTTTGAGCGTTCTGGTGAAACAGGCCGCGCGCGCGCTCGATGCGGCTGACTGGGATATCGAAGTGCTGGAGATGCACCACCGCCACAAGGTGGATGCGCCGTCCGGAACCGCCTACCTGTTCGGTGAGGCCGCAGCACAGGGCAGGGGTGTGGATCTTTCTGAAAGCAGCGTGCGCGTGCGGGACGGCCAGACCGGTCCGCGACCTGTGGGATCAATCGGGTTTGCCACGTTGCGCGGCGGCTCGGTTGTCGGAGAGCACTCGGTGGTGATGGCCGGCGAGGGTGAGGCGATTGAACTGACACATCGTGCGCTTGACCGGTCCATCTTCGCGCGCGGTGCCGTCAAGGCGGCCCTATGGGCGCGCGGCCGCCAGCCAGGCCTTTATTCCATGTTGGATGTCCTCGGGATTTCAGATCAATAG